In Bacteroidota bacterium, a single window of DNA contains:
- a CDS encoding YhcH/YjgK/YiaL family protein codes for MILDKIENTHLYSGLSKRIETALKYLNETNFKELGNGTYDVVKGEIFAIVNRYDTIHESEEKLEAHKKYIDVQFVYEGNEMLGYLTKTDQVVFRDYDEEEDYELYNGKKNMIEFNQGMFAVFFPDDLHAPGIHIETSTRVTKIVVKVLI; via the coding sequence ATGATTTTAGATAAAATAGAAAACACACACCTTTATTCAGGTTTGAGTAAACGAATAGAAACAGCCTTAAAGTATTTGAATGAAACAAATTTCAAAGAGCTTGGCAATGGAACCTATGATGTAGTTAAGGGAGAGATATTTGCGATAGTAAATCGTTATGATACTATCCATGAGAGTGAAGAAAAGCTTGAAGCTCATAAAAAGTATATCGATGTTCAGTTTGTGTATGAAGGTAATGAGATGTTAGGGTACTTAACAAAAACAGATCAGGTAGTTTTCAGGGATTATGATGAAGAGGAAGATTATGAACTTTACAACGGAAAAAAGAATATGATTGAATTTAATCAGGGTATGTTTGCTGTTTTTTTTCCTGATGATCTTCATGCTCCGGGAATTCATATTGAAACTTCTACCAGAGTTACTAAAATAGTTGTGAAGGTTTTAATCTGA
- the dinB gene encoding DNA polymerase IV, whose product MQDRSIVHMDLDTFFVSVERLDNSKLLGRPVLIGGKSNRGVVASCSYEARTFGVHSAMPMKMARQLCPEAIILRGDMERYSYYSNMVTDIIKESVPIYEKTSIDEFYIDLSGMERFFGSYLFATDLRKRIEKESGLNISFGHSINKTVSKIATGEAKPAGQKKINIGYEKPFLAPLSVRKIPMVGNVMFQNLRRLGIDKIHTLQVMPREMLERALGKNGGKLWKKANGIDNTPVVQYTERKSISSDKTFEKDTSDIDKLKATLISMTEGLAFKLRKEHKLCSVVTVKIRYSDFNTYTQQIKIPYTSADHILISKVKELFDKLYSRRVMLRLVGVRLSGLVSGGYQINLFDDTEELINLYQAMDNMNKRFGNGTVKRAVGLGLKHREFNSFMPEKS is encoded by the coding sequence ATGCAGGACAGATCGATAGTACATATGGATTTAGATACATTTTTTGTATCGGTTGAGCGCTTAGACAACAGCAAGCTCTTGGGAAGACCTGTGCTTATCGGTGGGAAAAGCAACCGCGGAGTAGTAGCATCGTGCAGTTACGAAGCCCGTACTTTTGGCGTACATTCGGCAATGCCTATGAAAATGGCCCGTCAATTGTGTCCTGAAGCAATTATACTCAGGGGCGATATGGAGCGATACAGCTACTATTCTAACATGGTAACAGATATAATCAAAGAGAGTGTTCCTATTTATGAAAAAACATCAATTGACGAGTTTTATATTGATCTATCGGGGATGGAACGTTTTTTTGGCAGCTATCTGTTTGCTACAGACCTCAGAAAAAGAATAGAAAAAGAAAGCGGACTTAACATTTCCTTCGGGCACTCAATAAATAAAACCGTTTCTAAAATCGCCACAGGAGAAGCAAAACCTGCAGGACAGAAAAAGATTAACATTGGCTATGAGAAACCATTTTTAGCTCCACTCTCGGTACGTAAAATACCAATGGTAGGAAATGTTATGTTCCAAAACCTGCGCAGACTCGGAATTGACAAAATACATACTCTTCAGGTAATGCCACGCGAGATGCTTGAACGGGCATTGGGAAAGAACGGCGGTAAACTTTGGAAAAAAGCTAATGGTATAGACAATACTCCGGTAGTACAATACACCGAGCGCAAATCTATTTCGAGCGATAAAACTTTCGAAAAAGACACCTCCGATATTGATAAACTTAAGGCTACACTGATATCTATGACCGAAGGTCTGGCCTTTAAGCTGAGAAAAGAACACAAACTGTGCTCAGTTGTAACGGTAAAAATTCGCTACTCCGATTTCAATACATATACACAGCAAATAAAAATACCCTATACTTCGGCCGATCATATACTGATATCCAAAGTAAAAGAACTTTTCGATAAATTATATTCCAGAAGAGTAATGCTGCGACTGGTAGGTGTAAGACTAAGCGGTTTGGTTAGCGGAGGCTATCAAATTAATCTTTTCGACGACACCGAAGAACTGATAAACCTCTATCAGGCCATGGACAATATGAACAAACGCTTTGGAAACGGCACCGTAAAAAGAGCTGTCGGCCTGGGACTAAAACACCGCGAATTTAACTCGTTCATGCCGGAGAAGAGTTAA
- a CDS encoding riboflavin synthase: MFTGIIEEVAKVTKLEKDQENLHITVKCSFANELKVDQSLAHNGVCLTIIDIKEDEYTVTAILETLEKSSLGELKVGSNVNLERGMQLGERLDGHIVQGHVDQTAVCTNIKEADGSFYFSFKYDPKQGNPTIEKGSVTVNGTSLTVVNSGHHTFDVAIIPFTMEHTNFGTMKVGDTVNLEFDVIGKYVARLMELRG, encoded by the coding sequence ATGTTTACAGGAATTATTGAGGAAGTAGCTAAAGTTACGAAGCTGGAAAAAGATCAGGAAAATCTGCACATCACAGTAAAATGCAGTTTTGCAAACGAACTTAAAGTTGACCAAAGTTTGGCCCACAATGGAGTATGCCTGACAATTATTGACATAAAAGAAGACGAATACACAGTTACAGCCATACTTGAAACTCTGGAAAAATCGAGTTTAGGAGAATTAAAAGTTGGAAGTAATGTAAACCTTGAAAGGGGAATGCAATTAGGAGAAAGACTTGACGGGCACATAGTTCAGGGACATGTTGATCAGACAGCTGTTTGCACCAACATAAAAGAAGCTGACGGATCATTCTATTTTTCTTTTAAATACGATCCAAAACAGGGAAATCCTACTATCGAAAAAGGATCTGTTACAGTAAACGGAACAAGTCTTACGGTAGTTAATTCAGGACATCATACTTTTGATGTTGCGATTATCCCTTTTACAATGGAACATACAAATTTTGGCACAATGAAGGTTGGCGATACTGTAAACCTGGAATTTGATGTTATTGGAAAATATGTTGCAAGATTGATGGAGTTAAGAGGATAA
- a CDS encoding AMP-binding protein, protein MEENFIKYIESSIKTNWDKNALSDYNGEDYKFGDVAKQIARIHILFDEVGIKKGDKVAMIGKNSARWGMAFLATVSYGAVAVPILPDFLAKDVHKITNHSDARFLFSSAPILKTLDLEEMPHLEGVFSLKDFKLILSRNQIVSDVDAAIEKYCHNKYSGDFNSNTFSLPEIPNDALAEINYTSGTTGSSKGVMLQHNSLAANVRFARTHMPLERGDSIVSFLPLAHAYGLAFEFLFPFTLGCHITFLTKTPTPQIITAAFQEIKPRLILSVPLVIEKIYKKKIMPQVEVQPVKTLLKIPVINHFIRKKVLAGMSEGFGGNFVEVVIGGASLSDEIENFFKKIGFPFTIGYGMTECGPLITYAGWKDAKIGSCGKAVDTLEVKIDSNNPEKEVGEILIKGENVMVGYYKNEEATKQAIDEDGWLHTGDLGLIDEDGFIFIKGRSKSMILGPSGQNIYPEEIESMINNRSFVGASLIKSEGNKLVALVYPDPDRVKESGISSEELEEKLENYRIRVNDHLPNYMKVAKFIIHDEDFVKTPKQSIKRYLYQ, encoded by the coding sequence ATTGAGGAAAACTTTATTAAGTACATAGAAAGCAGCATAAAAACCAACTGGGACAAAAATGCTCTTTCTGATTACAACGGAGAGGATTACAAATTTGGAGATGTTGCAAAACAAATAGCTAGAATACACATTTTATTTGACGAAGTAGGGATAAAAAAAGGCGACAAAGTAGCCATGATAGGTAAAAATTCTGCCCGTTGGGGGATGGCTTTTTTGGCTACTGTAAGTTATGGAGCGGTTGCAGTTCCGATTCTTCCGGATTTTTTGGCAAAGGACGTTCATAAAATAACAAATCACTCTGATGCCAGATTTCTTTTCTCATCTGCTCCGATTTTAAAAACTCTTGATCTGGAAGAAATGCCACATCTGGAAGGTGTGTTTTCATTAAAGGATTTTAAACTTATATTATCAAGAAATCAAATTGTTTCTGATGTTGATGCAGCCATAGAAAAATATTGCCATAATAAATACAGCGGTGATTTTAACAGTAATACATTTTCTTTGCCCGAAATTCCTAATGATGCATTAGCTGAAATTAACTATACTTCAGGTACAACGGGAAGCTCAAAAGGTGTAATGTTGCAGCACAACAGCTTAGCTGCAAATGTGAGATTCGCGAGAACCCATATGCCACTGGAGAGAGGCGATTCAATTGTGTCGTTCTTACCTCTGGCTCATGCTTACGGATTGGCTTTCGAATTTTTATTCCCATTCACTTTAGGGTGCCATATTACTTTCTTAACCAAAACACCTACTCCGCAGATAATAACAGCTGCATTTCAGGAAATAAAACCGCGTTTAATTCTTTCGGTACCTTTAGTCATTGAGAAAATTTACAAGAAAAAAATAATGCCCCAGGTAGAAGTTCAACCGGTAAAAACACTATTAAAGATCCCGGTAATTAATCATTTCATCCGCAAAAAAGTATTGGCAGGAATGAGTGAAGGATTTGGCGGGAATTTTGTTGAAGTGGTTATCGGAGGAGCTTCGTTAAGTGATGAGATAGAAAACTTCTTCAAAAAAATCGGATTTCCGTTTACAATCGGATACGGAATGACAGAATGCGGCCCGTTAATTACTTATGCCGGATGGAAAGATGCTAAAATAGGCTCGTGCGGAAAAGCTGTAGATACTTTAGAGGTAAAAATAGACTCAAACAACCCTGAAAAGGAAGTAGGAGAGATTCTTATTAAGGGAGAAAATGTGATGGTTGGCTATTATAAAAACGAAGAAGCTACAAAGCAAGCCATTGACGAAGACGGATGGCTACACACCGGGGATTTAGGATTAATTGACGAAGATGGCTTCATATTTATAAAGGGTAGAAGTAAAAGCATGATCCTAGGTCCGTCAGGTCAGAATATTTACCCCGAAGAAATAGAATCTATGATAAATAACAGATCGTTTGTCGGAGCTTCACTAATTAAATCAGAAGGGAATAAACTTGTAGCTCTTGTTTACCCTGATCCCGACAGAGTGAAAGAAAGCGGAATTTCGTCTGAAGAACTGGAGGAAAAACTTGAAAATTACAGAATAAGAGTCAACGACCATCTTCCAAACTATATGAAGGTTGCCAAATTCATTATTCACGACGAAGATTTCGTTAAAACTCCTAAGCAAAGTATTAAGAGGTATTTGTATCAGTAG